The following coding sequences lie in one Pseudoxanthomonas sp. SE1 genomic window:
- a CDS encoding winged helix-turn-helix domain-containing protein gives MPQADPSRLAFDDVVIDFVGRRLMRAGDEQPLEPKAFAVLALLAGSPGRVFTRDELLDAVWGHRHVTQSVLNRIMSLLRQALDEDAQHPRLLHTVYGIGYRFDLPAAAGIAAVSAEPEGAPRWRQSRVIVSACVLLLTLGGVIWVQRNVSLEAPGEPIATQARPSLAVLPFADLSQARDQGYLADGLAEEIRNQLAQAPPLRVVGRTSSGAFKGRSEDLRAIGRALGVAYLLEGSVRREGSHLRVTAQLIRADDGSHLWSKTYARELRDVFAVQDEVARDVARALSVKLDVARFNREQGGTTQVDAYERFLRWRSIVMREQFDVEHDRLRLQLAREMVALDAQCVLCWDALAVSLNAMAEELDDVQADRLRAEALQIRNHIARIAPESWVARRDRSNALWREGSRAEAIALARQITDAGPLTKERTWDYAYMLYAMGHLEDTIALVEQVRATEPRALFLSRDLQYDYTAARRYPDAEAEYQRGLRLEGSQREPDYVAFFRQLAGRRPGGTPELQALHRRLLRYDGLDTPFLRDLGEVLDDREAMLVLVRRALADDAYAGGVEVAYTRTSVADALGDADLAVRSLRRELEAQPGFEDGTMAQHAYVAFWNVPYSGTRAHPDFKALLVKAGVVDYWRQTGRWGDGCGPVGADDFQCR, from the coding sequence ATGCCGCAAGCTGATCCGAGCCGCCTGGCCTTCGACGACGTGGTCATCGACTTCGTCGGTCGGCGGCTGATGCGTGCGGGCGACGAGCAGCCGCTGGAACCCAAGGCCTTCGCCGTGCTCGCGCTGCTGGCAGGTTCGCCCGGCCGGGTGTTCACCCGGGACGAGCTGCTGGATGCGGTCTGGGGCCATCGCCACGTCACCCAGAGTGTGCTGAACCGGATCATGAGCCTGCTGCGCCAGGCGCTGGACGAGGACGCACAGCACCCGCGCCTGCTGCACACCGTGTACGGCATCGGCTATCGCTTCGACCTGCCCGCCGCGGCCGGCATCGCGGCCGTGTCCGCGGAACCGGAGGGTGCTCCGCGTTGGCGGCAATCCCGGGTCATCGTGTCGGCGTGCGTGCTGCTGCTGACGTTGGGTGGCGTCATCTGGGTGCAGCGGAACGTCTCTCTCGAAGCGCCTGGTGAACCCATCGCAACCCAAGCCCGGCCTTCGCTCGCGGTGCTCCCTTTCGCCGACCTCTCACAAGCGCGCGACCAGGGCTACCTTGCCGACGGCCTGGCCGAAGAGATCCGCAACCAGTTGGCGCAGGCACCTCCGCTGCGGGTCGTCGGGCGCACGTCGAGCGGCGCGTTCAAGGGGAGGAGCGAGGATCTGCGCGCCATCGGCCGAGCCCTTGGCGTGGCCTACCTGCTCGAAGGCAGCGTGCGCCGCGAGGGGAGCCACCTGCGTGTCACCGCGCAGCTGATCCGTGCCGATGATGGCTCCCACCTGTGGTCGAAGACCTACGCGCGCGAACTGCGCGACGTATTCGCCGTACAGGACGAGGTTGCGCGCGATGTGGCACGAGCGCTCAGCGTGAAGCTGGATGTGGCCAGGTTCAACCGTGAGCAGGGCGGCACCACGCAGGTCGACGCTTACGAACGATTCCTGCGCTGGCGCAGCATCGTGATGCGCGAGCAGTTCGACGTCGAACACGATCGCCTGCGCCTGCAGCTCGCGCGCGAGATGGTGGCGCTGGATGCGCAATGCGTGCTGTGCTGGGATGCGCTCGCGGTCTCGCTGAATGCCATGGCAGAGGAACTCGACGACGTGCAGGCCGATCGGTTGCGTGCAGAGGCGTTGCAGATTCGGAACCATATCGCCCGCATCGCGCCTGAGAGCTGGGTGGCCAGGCGCGACCGGTCCAATGCGCTGTGGCGCGAAGGCAGCCGGGCCGAGGCCATCGCGCTGGCCAGGCAGATCACCGATGCCGGACCGTTGACCAAGGAGCGCACGTGGGACTACGCCTACATGCTCTATGCGATGGGCCATCTGGAGGACACCATCGCGCTGGTAGAGCAGGTGCGTGCCACCGAACCCAGGGCCCTGTTCCTGTCGCGCGACCTGCAGTACGACTACACCGCCGCGCGTCGCTATCCGGACGCGGAGGCCGAATACCAGCGCGGTCTTCGGCTGGAGGGCAGCCAGCGCGAGCCGGATTACGTGGCTTTTTTCCGTCAACTCGCGGGGCGGCGGCCTGGAGGGACGCCTGAGCTGCAAGCCCTGCATCGCCGTCTGCTGCGGTACGACGGTCTGGATACGCCATTCTTGCGCGATCTGGGCGAAGTGCTGGACGACCGGGAAGCGATGCTCGTGCTCGTGCGCCGTGCGCTGGCGGACGATGCTTACGCTGGTGGAGTGGAGGTCGCATACACACGCACCAGCGTGGCAGACGCACTGGGGGATGCGGACTTGGCGGTGAGGTCGTTACGCAGGGAACTGGAAGCCCAGCCCGGATTCGAGGACGGCACCATGGCGCAACACGCCTACGTCGCTTTCTGGAACGTGCCGTACTCCGGCACACGCGCGCACCCGGACTTCAAGGCCCTGCTCGTGAAAGCGGGCGTGGTCGATTACTGGCGGCAGACGGGTCGATGGGGCGACGGTTGTGGTCCGGTGGGAGCTGACGATTTCCAGTGCCGATGA